Proteins from a single region of bacterium:
- a CDS encoding radical SAM protein, giving the protein MRNPLDETVSPILAAKRANRLLADQERNDRKVELRSWPLQVQVEPTNRCNLACDSCARNYYDGRLNPAGDFEPLRFYPHIDELFGRAERVLLGGYGEPLLGTHAEAIVRLAKSHEAAVEIINNGTTMTQGWIELCRELSVDRVLFSIDGATDERMRELRGVGLDKLLHRARLLRDRAPGTSLAFNVTVSRRNLDDIPRLVEIAADVGIADVFVMHQKLYHRRHARDSALREPERLAARFDEAAWLGQSKQVAVHLPPTGGVHECFQPLELMMIRHDGEAFACCSAAFQGGKHPRVYLGRLGEKDPPTLWNAKEAMNARRRIHGLPYGPGPCDNCGFRVFTPQAMERYRNW; this is encoded by the coding sequence ATGCGAAATCCGCTTGACGAAACCGTAAGCCCGATCCTCGCGGCCAAGCGCGCCAACCGCCTGCTCGCGGACCAGGAGCGCAACGACCGCAAGGTGGAGCTTCGAAGCTGGCCGCTTCAGGTGCAGGTCGAGCCGACCAATCGCTGCAACCTCGCGTGCGATTCCTGCGCGCGCAACTATTACGACGGCCGGCTAAACCCCGCGGGCGATTTCGAGCCGCTGCGTTTTTATCCGCACATCGACGAGCTGTTCGGCCGCGCCGAACGCGTGCTGCTCGGCGGCTACGGCGAGCCTCTTTTGGGCACGCACGCCGAGGCGATCGTGCGCCTGGCGAAAAGCCATGAGGCCGCCGTCGAGATCATCAACAACGGCACGACGATGACGCAAGGCTGGATCGAGCTTTGCCGCGAGCTGTCGGTCGATCGCGTGCTGTTTTCCATCGACGGCGCCACCGACGAGCGCATGCGCGAGCTGCGCGGCGTGGGGCTCGACAAGCTGCTGCACCGCGCGCGTCTTTTGCGCGACCGGGCGCCGGGCACGTCGCTCGCCTTCAACGTCACCGTCTCGCGACGCAATCTCGACGACATCCCGCGCCTCGTGGAGATCGCGGCGGATGTCGGCATCGCGGACGTGTTCGTGATGCACCAGAAGCTCTACCACCGCCGGCACGCGCGCGACTCCGCGTTGCGCGAGCCCGAACGCCTGGCCGCGCGCTTCGACGAGGCGGCGTGGCTTGGCCAATCCAAGCAGGTCGCCGTTCACCTGCCCCCGACCGGCGGCGTGCACGAGTGCTTCCAGCCGCTCGAATTGATGATGATCCGCCACGACGGAGAGGCGTTCGCGTGCTGCTCCGCGGCGTTTCAAGGCGGAAAGCACCCCCGCGTCTACCTCGGCCGCCTGGGCGAAAAAGACCCGCCGACGCTCTGGAACGCGAAAGAGGCCATGAACGCCCGCCGCCGCATCCACGGCCTGCCCTACGGCCCGGGCCCCTGCGACAATTGCGGATTCCGCGTCTTCACCCCGCAGGCGATGGAGCGCTACCGGAACTGGTAG
- a CDS encoding Wzt carbohydrate-binding domain-containing protein translates to MIRNLTKDYHIYSRRGQKFKEVLAFGTKDFHDRKRALYDVTLDIARGECLGVIGDNGSGKSTLLKILAGTTYATAGEVSVQGVVSYILDPSTGFNRDLSGHENIRTKCGLLGVPPAHIKELYPKIIEFSGLGDRIWHPYKTYSAGMQVRLGFSIAVHVPFDVLIVDEVLSVGDFLFQRKCVKAIREFRKLNKTIIVTSHSLSEVSSYCDRLLLLRDGNMMALGGTESVIKEYMEACERAWNVIESPMLDDKVLNPSTDRVEGANITGITVLGTDGKDHEEYETGEPIEVRLQVNTHGTLVDPCYRVQFVRNDGLVVSGMNNHRLNIRFPSVAGPHEVVFRFPKLNLLAGDYYLNVGVWPDEYQSWVSRTPYDIHEFKRVVRVRQDRRHGGGLVHNPCEIRLTKP, encoded by the coding sequence GTGATCCGGAATCTGACGAAGGACTATCACATCTATTCACGGCGCGGGCAGAAGTTTAAGGAAGTGCTCGCCTTCGGGACGAAGGATTTCCACGACCGCAAGCGCGCGCTCTACGACGTGACGCTCGACATTGCGCGCGGCGAGTGCCTGGGCGTCATCGGCGACAACGGATCGGGCAAGAGCACACTGCTCAAGATCCTCGCGGGCACGACGTACGCCACCGCCGGCGAGGTTTCGGTGCAGGGCGTCGTGAGCTACATCCTCGATCCATCCACCGGGTTCAACCGCGACCTTTCCGGCCACGAAAACATCCGCACCAAGTGCGGGCTGCTCGGCGTGCCGCCGGCTCATATCAAGGAGCTGTACCCGAAGATCATCGAGTTCTCGGGCCTCGGCGACCGCATCTGGCATCCGTACAAGACCTACTCCGCGGGCATGCAGGTGCGCCTCGGGTTTTCGATCGCCGTGCACGTGCCGTTCGATGTGTTGATCGTCGACGAGGTGCTCTCGGTCGGCGACTTCCTGTTTCAACGCAAGTGCGTCAAGGCGATCCGCGAGTTTCGCAAGCTGAACAAGACGATCATCGTGACAAGCCACAGCCTCTCCGAGGTATCGAGCTACTGCGACCGCCTCCTCCTTCTGCGCGACGGCAACATGATGGCGCTCGGCGGAACGGAATCCGTCATCAAGGAGTACATGGAGGCCTGCGAGCGCGCATGGAACGTCATCGAGTCGCCGATGCTCGACGACAAGGTGCTCAATCCCTCGACCGACCGCGTCGAGGGCGCAAACATCACGGGCATAACGGTGCTGGGGACCGACGGGAAGGACCACGAGGAATACGAAACGGGCGAGCCGATCGAAGTCCGCTTGCAGGTGAACACGCACGGCACGCTTGTCGATCCGTGCTACCGCGTGCAATTCGTGCGTAACGACGGACTTGTGGTGTCCGGGATGAACAACCACCGGCTGAACATCCGGTTCCCGTCGGTCGCCGGGCCGCACGAGGTCGTCTTCCGTTTTCCGAAACTCAATCTGCTGGCCGGCGACTACTACCTGAACGTCGGCGTGTGGCCCGACGAATACCAGAGCTGGGTCTCGCGCACGCCGTATGACATCCACGAATTCAAACGCGTCGTCCGCGTGCGGCAGGATCGCCGCCACGGGGGCGGCCTCGTGCACAATCCATGCGAAATCCGCTTGACGAAACCGTAA